A stretch of DNA from Lachnospiraceae bacterium:
GCTGATAGCTGCTGAGCATCAGAGGCACAGGCATTTCGGATCGTCAGATTTTTATATTGTAAATACATAAGGCACTCTCCTTTTTATTTATAACTATAGCGGGGGACAGGCAAAAAAGCAATGCGGCAATCGGATATAGCAGATCTGTCCCTACATCTCTTGAAGAAGACGTCATAATAGGATATACTTAGCCCAATCAGCGACAAAGGAGAAATCATATGATACATACAGCAGCCGTCATTACCGAGCAAAAAAGCGATTTTAGTCTCTTTCTGGAGACGATTCCTCATTATCAGATAGACTATATTCATCCGCAGGATATTGCGGCGTATGATCTTTCAATTTATGATTTTTTAGTTTTACTAGGAGGAACGGAAGAAAAACCGATGGAGCTGGAGGCGCAGGCGCGTATCCAGATCGAGCAGCAGCTGGCGGCTGGTAAAAAAATTTTCAGCGAATATGTAAGCAGCATAGCGGATGTATATACAGCGCCGGTGGCATCCACGCGTTTTAAACGGCTGGTAGTCAGTCAGGAAATAGCAGGGCTTGCGCCGGGGAACCTGCTGGAGGATCAGTGCAACCAGTATGCGCAGCCCTATTTTAGCAAAAGGATGGAAGAACCGCTGCTATATTATAAGGAATTTGCCAGCGGACATGATCAGACAGAGATAGAGGAGCAGGACAAGGCAGAGCTCTCAGGCTGGGCGCTGTGGAAGGAGCGGCCCCAGCTGATGATCTGTGCGTTTCGGCTTTGTAATTTTGTGAAAGCACGCTTTGCGCCTTTGGCGCGCTGGCAGGCGCTGGTGCGCATGATTGCAGAATGGCTTACCGGGGAACATCTCCCGCAGCTGACAGTTAAACAGGCCTATTGGCTGGCGGAGAGCGCAGAAGAGGCTCATTTTGAGACTCAGCTCAGAGACTGCATTGAGTTAGGTAGGAGCTGGTATCATGAAGCGGGCATGCTCCTTGAGAATGGAAAACGCGGTGTATATGAAGGCATGATGACCGAAATTCATCCGGATGGCTCACAGGCACTGGCTAAAACCATCCGCACGGATTGTGCAGGCGAGGCATCACTGGCATTTTTTGCAGACTATCTGCTTACAGGCAGCCGGGCAAGCCTGAAAACCTCGGACGAGTTAGAAGCCTTTTGCTATACGCGGATGCAGATTCAGGGCGGACCTTATGACGGCATGCTGCGCTGGACCAATCTGGCGTGGAATGTATGCTATCAGGATGATAACGCGCGCGTTATCATTCCCAGTCTGCTAAAAATGATGTATACAGGGGACACACGCTATTTGGATGCCTGCTGCAGGGCATTAGAATTTCTTCAAAAAACAACGGGGCCGGATGGGCTTCGGGTGATGAGAACCGACAATTGTCTGCTGGACGAAGCGGAAATGGAGCGCCTTGCTAAGACACCGGCTGACTTTCCTTGTGCGCATTATAACGCCTATTTTGCAGCGGCGCTGCTGCTCTGCGGAAAGCTGGCTGGGCGGGAGGATTTTGTGCGTACGGGCATCACAGGAATGGAAAGCCTGATGGCGGCATATCCGCAGACGATTCGCGAGCATAGCGAGACGCAGGAGCTGTGCCGGCTGATTTTGCCGCTGGCCTGGCTCTATCAGACGACGGGGCAGGCGCGGCACCGGGAGTGGCTTTACCGGGTGACTCAGGACCTGCAGAAAATGAAGCGGGCAGGCGGTGCGTATGCGGAGTGGGATTCGGGCTATCAGGCGGCGTGCAGTCAAAAAGAGAATGGGGAATGCTCGCTGCTTAGCCAAAATGGGGATCCGGTTGTTGATCTGCTGTATTCGATGAACTGGCTGCCGCTTGCCTTTTGGCAGTCGTATCTGGTGACGGGGGATTCGTATTTTTATACGCTGTGGAAGGAGACGGCTGGTTTTATGATCCGTACGCAGATTCATAGTGAAAATCCCTTGATCAATGGGGGCTGGGCCCGCGGATTTGACGTGGAAAAATGGGAGGTTTACGGGATCCCTAACGACATAGGCTGGGGGCCGTGGGCGATCGAAAGCGGCTGGACGGTCTCGGAGATTTTGGCGGGGCTGGCATTTGGTCTGGCGGATGCAGGCGTGCCTCGTACAGAGCTTGCTCAGCGGTTTTATATAAAAAGGTAAAGCTTGACAAAAGATTTTTTGTATAGTATAGTCAAAGTGTTGGAAATTAAAAGTATTTTAAAAAGGAGGCTTTTCTATGCAGCATTCTATTACTTCACCGGATCAATTTTTCGGCTACCATTTAGGTACAGACCGGGAAATGGCCCGCTGGGATGAGATCGCCCGTTATTTTGAGCAGCTCGGCAAGGAGTCTGACCGCGTTCGTACGATCAACATGGGTCCGTCCACCGAGGGCAATCCTTTCTTGGAAGTGATCATCACTTCGCCGGAAAACTTTGAAAATCTAGAGGAAATCCGGCAGACAAGCCTGGCGCTCGCCGATCCGCGAGGCCTCGAGCAGGAGCAGATCGACAGTCTGGTGCAGAAGGGCAAGGCTGTCTGCGTACAGAGTATGAGCCTGCATGCAACTGAAATCGGCGGCACACAGATGGCACCTCTGCTGGCGTATGATTTGGCCTCTAAGGACGATGAAGACATCCTGCGCATCTTGGATCAGGTCGTATTTGTCATGATCCCCTGCTTCAATCCGGACGGGCAGATCATGGTGACAGACTTCTACAAGAGTACGCTCGGCACGCCCTATGAAGGCTGTCATTATCCGATTTTATATCATAAATACACTGGTCATGACAATAACCGCGATGCGTTCGCGCAGAATATTGTGGAGTCCCAGTACATGGGTCAGATCATTTTCCACGAGTGGATGCCGCAGGCCTATCAGGATCATCATCATATGGGCAGCAACGGCGCGCGCATCTTTATCGCACCCTACAAAAACCCGCTGCGTCCCGACACCGATCCGCTTGTATGGCGCGAGCTGAACTGGTACGGCGCTAACATGGCCTATCATATGGAGGCTGAGGGGCTCGACGGCGTAACCAGCGGCGCGCAGTTCCCGGCATGGGGGCACTATGGCTACCACTGGATCACCAACAGCCACAACATCCCCGGCATGCTCACCGAATCGGCCAGCGCACGCCTCGCTTCTCCGCTGTATATCGATCCCTCCTCTCTGGAAGGCGATCATGACAATTTCATGCCCGAATACGAAGCACAGACCAACTTCCCCAATCCGTGGAAGGGCGGCTGGTGGCGCCTCTCTGATATCATGGACCGTCAGTATGGCGCTGCATGGGGCCTTTTAGATACGATGGCCAAAAACCGCGAGGCCGTTCTTTCCAATATGGCGCGCAAAGCGCTCAACCAGACGGAGCGCGGCGCTCAGAGCGAAGAATTTGCGTACGTCATACCGGCGACCCAGTTTGACGCCAGCAGTCATCGCAGACTTCTGCAGATTTTGCTCGGTCAGGGCATCGAGGTGCAGGTAGCGCAGCAAGACTTTACTGTGGGCAATCGCCTGTACAAGGCGGGCGATGCGGTCGTATTTTTGGCGCAGCCTAAGTTTGGCTTAATTAAGAGCCTGCTGGGCGAGACGCATTATCCGGATAATATCTGGACAAGGGATCAGAGCGGTGCGATTACGGCGTTTGATTCGGCGACGGATACCGTGGCAGAGTTCATGGGAATTCAGGTGGATGTGGCCGGACAGGCGTTCAAGGGTGATTTTAAGGTGCTGAAGGCCGTGCCGGAAACGAAGAGCTGGGAAGCAGCGCTGGCGATCGGCGCAGTAAGTCCGGGAGCAGCGCATGATAATCCGGTTGAGGCAGGAAAGCCGCATGGCTATGTGCTGAGTGCGCGTGAGAATGAGGCGTATGCAGCGGCCAATGCGATGATGAAGGCTGGCTGTCAGGTATGGCGTATAACAGCCTGCCCGTTCCGCGACTTTTATGTAGAGGGCGATGAGGCCGCGATCCGCAGCTGCTGGGAGCAGCATCCGGTAGAGCTTCGCGCAGCAGGGCGTCCGGATGGGCTGATCGAGGTAAAGCCTGCCCGCGTAGCGATTTATCAGCATTATTATGGCGGCAATGCCGAAGAGGGCTGGATGCGCCTGCTGTTTGAGAAATTTGGATTTGATTTTACCACAGTGATGGATCAGGATATTTGGGATGGAAAGCTGGCTGATTTTGATGTGCTGGTGCTCCCGAGCGATAATGAAAACATTCTGGACGGTCCGGAGAAGCATCCGGAGGGCTGGATCTATTCGATGAGCCTCAGCCAGCCGCCGCAGTACCGCAGCGGACTGGGTGAAAAGGGCGCTGCCGCCATCCGTGAGTTTGTAGAAAAGGGCGGGCGCCTGCTGGCAATGGAAGGTTCGGCTGACTATGCGATCCGCGTGCTGAATCTGATGGTTCGCAATGTGGTGAAGGGACTGCCGGCTAGTCAGTTCAACACACACGGCTCTACACTGCACGTAACGGTGGATACGCAGCATCCGCTTGGCTTCGGTATGCAGAAGAATACGCTGGCTCTGCACTGGAACGGTCCTGTATTTGAAGTCAAGGATAAATTCCATGCAGATGAATATCAGCCGTTTGTACGCTTTGAAAAGGATCATATCCTAAAGAGCGGACTTCTTACGGGAGAAAAGCTGATTGGCGGTCGTTTTGCCTGCGTGCAGGCACCCTGCGGAGCAGGAAGCGCTGTCCTGTACGGCTTTGCTCCGTCTAAGCGCATGCAGACCTATGCAACCTTTAAGCTGCTGATGAACGCGCTGTATTTATAAGCTGAAACGATAGGAAATGTGGGGTATGGCAGCTGCCATGCCCCATGTTTAATGATAAAGAAGGAAGCGAAGCGCTTGGGAGTACCAGATTATAGGGGAGAAAAAGTCATGTATTGACTTCTGAACGCAAATATGATATCTTTCTATCAAATGGGATCTTAGCTCAGCTGGGAGAGCATCTGCCTTACAAGCAGAGGGTCATAGGTTCGAGCCCTATAGGTCCCATTTATTTTTATGCCCGTCGGTTCTGATCAATGAATCAGCATAGACGATGCCGCTGATTTCATCGGCTTGGCACAGCGTATGAAAGAAACGATGTCCGATCTTATCTGGCGTACAAAGCAGATAGGCCCAGCGCGCATGCGCGATCATATGATGCCGCACATGATTCTCTTTTTCTGATATATCGGTTAGATATCCGTCATCGGAAAGACCGCGGCAGGAAAAAAAGGCCAGATCGGCATTGTAACGGTCGATGATGCTGTGGGCATTATCACCGACGAGAGCTAAACAGGAATGGATCACCTCACCGCCGGTACCAATGGTTTTTATGCCGGACTCACTGAGTCGTTTTAATGCATGAATTCCGTTGGTAATCACGGTGAGATTTTTTTTCGAGCTTAAAAACGGGATCATCTGATAAGCGCTGGTAGAAGCGTCTAAAAAAATAACGCTTTCATCAGGTACAAGCTGAGCTGCCCTTCGGGCAATCTGAATCTTCTCATCAGAGCTTTCCAGCTCGCGAATGAGAAACGGAATCTTGATTTCTGAAATACCGGTTTCATCTAAAATAGCGCCGCCGTGGATACGGCGCAGCAAATGCTGCCTTTCCAGCTCATTCAGATCCCGGCGAATGGAGGGCTCGCTGGCGTATAAGCGTTTGGCCAGATCCGTTACTCTCGCCTGCTTTTCCCGAATTAAAATTTGTAAAATCGCTTTTTCACGTTCTGCATTCATAGAAGCCTCCCATGCGATCATTTATGTGATCGTTTTTTCATTTTTAGCGGCGATCATTGACTGATTGATTGTTTTTATGATTATATAGAAAATATCAATGCATGGCAAGCGGAAAGGGAGAAAAATGAAATTTCAAGCACACAGAGGGGTAAGCAGCGAATATCCGGAAAATACACTTCCGGCCTTTGAGGCGGCGGTGATGCAGGGCTATGCCTATATAGAAACCGATCCCCGCTTTACCAAAGACGGGCAATGTGTTTTGCTGCATGACAGCGCCTTAAGGCGTACCTGCTGCACCGAAAGCGGCGCGCAGCTGCCGGAGGGACTGACAATCGAGACTATTTCGTATGAAGAAGCGCTGCGCTATGATGCCGGCCTCCATAAGGCCTGCAAATTTAAAGGAACCAGAATTCCACTGCTCACAGCGCTTCTAAAGCTTGCAGAGCGAAGCGATGTGACGGTCAAGATCGACAATCGGTTTGAAAAATGCAGCGACGCGCAGCAGAAGGTATTATTTGAGCTTGTCAGGCGTACAAAAGCGAAAGTAGCCCTTACCTGTTCAGCAGTCGATTCCGTAAAACGAGTCAGAAAGGCACTGCCGGATTGTGAAATCCATTATGACGGTCCGGTAAGCGAATCCGTCATAGAAGAGCTGGCCGCCATATTGCGGGACAGCGCATGGTATGTCTGGCTTGCCCTCGACACGCCGCGGACCGCGTGGGTGAAGGTGTCGAAAGCTTCTCCGGCGCTCTGTGCAGCGGTCAAGCAGTACGCAAAGCTGGGGATCTGGATTCTTACCGAGGAGAAGGAGCTGCAGGCAGCGCGGGCGCTGGGAGCAGATCTGATTGAAACAGACGGAAGACTCAAACCGGAGCAGCACCTGCCAGGCTTTGTCGATTGCCATACGCATTCTGAATTTTCGCATGATGCAAAAGGAAGCATGCAAGGTATTTGCCGCGCTGCGGCGCAAAAAAGGCTGGTGGGTCTGGCTGTTACCGATCATTGTGATACGGAATTTGCGGGTCAGCAGGATGTGAAGTCGCCCATCGAAGCTGCTGCAAAAGCAATCCGTGAGGTGCGGGAGCCGGAGCCTCTTTTAAAACTGTGCGGCGTAGAGATGGGAGAGGCAATGTGGCAGCCAGGGGCAGCAAGGGAGGTGCTTTCGGCTGCGTCCTATGATGAGGTGCTGGGATCGGTGCATGCCGTGCGGATGGCGGGGTATACGCTGCCCTATTCGGCCATTGATTTTTCGCGGCTTTCGGAGAAGGAGATAGAAGCTTTTCTGGCAATCTATTTCGCGGATATGGAGGAGATGATTGAAACCTGTGATTTTGATGTACTAACACATTTAACCTGCCCGCTCCGGTATATTAACGGGAAGTACCAGCGGGGGATGGCGGTGAACAGATATGAGGCGGAGATTGAGCGGATTTTGCGGAGGATCATCCAAAAGGGCATTGCGCTGGAGGTCAACACCTCAGGGATTGGCAGCCTGTATGGGGATTATATGCCGCATGAAAGCATTATCAGGCGCTACCGGGAGCTGGGGGGCTATTTGATTACGCTTGGCTCGGATGCGCATACGCCGGAGCGTGTGGGTAACGGCTTTGAGGCTGCCGCTGCCCTGCTCAAGAGGCTGGGCTTTAAAAATCTGTATTATTATCAGCGCCGGATCGCGGTGCCATATCAAATATAAAGGAGAATAGATTGAAAAATAAGTTTGATAGCTTATTTTTTAATCGGCTATTTGTGCCGGAGCGTCACAAATAAGCTGGGATGGCATTCCCGTCGCATACGCTTCGGAATGGAGGAATAAAATGAAAGCAGCTGTATTTTACGGAAAGAATGATTTGCGGATAGAGGAGCGGAGCGTTCCTCAGATTAAGGAGAATGAGGTGCTGATTAAAGTGCGGGCCTGCGGAGTTTGCGGTACGGACGTCCATATCTTTTGCGGAGATGAGGGCGCCGCCAAAACGCCCGCCGGTACGGTGCTGGGGCATGAATTTGCCGGTGAGATCGCAGCGCTGGGGGCAGGAGTTTCTGGCTATGAGATTGGCGATTTGGTAGCGGTGGATCCTAATCAGCTTTGTGGAGGCTGTGAGTATTGTAAAAGCGGCGCCGGACATTTTTGTGAACATATGATCGGCATTGGCACGACGGTGGACGGCGGCTTTGCAGAGTACTGCGCAGCACCGGTTTCGCAGCTATGCCGCTATCCGAAGGAGGTTTCCTATGAGGCGGCAGCCATGACAGAGCCGTTATCCTGCTGTCTTCATGGCATCGATATGAGCAGTGTGCGGCCGGGCAGCACGGTGGTGGTGATTGGCTGCGGCATGATTGGGCTGTTGATGCTGCAGCTGGCTAAGATTTCGGGTGCAGCCAAGCTGATTGCTCTGGAGCCGATTGCTGAAAAAAGAGAACAAGCGCTGGAGCTGGGCGCTGATGCAGCGCTCGATCCGCTCAGCGGTGATGTGAAGACAGCCATTGAGGCCATCACGAAGCAGGTGGATACGGTGATTGAATGCGTGGGTAAGCCAGCGACGATTGAGCAGGCGATCGAAATCGCGGGTAAAGGCAGTACGGTGATGCTGTTCGGTCTTACGAAGCCGGAGGAGACGGTGATGATCAAGCCTTTTATGATCTTTAAAAAAGAAATTACGATTAAAGCTTCTTTCATCAATCCATATACATTTCCCCGTGCTAAAGAGCTGATTGCCGGCGGAAAGATGGATGTAAGCTCAATGATCTATGAGAAAGCACCGCTAGAAGAGCTTCCTAAAATTCTGGCGGATAAAAACAGACGGAATAAAGGTAAATATGTGATTGTATTTTAGGCAAAAGGGTGGTATACTATTTTCGACATATGACGAAAATGGGGGAGTGAGAGCATGGCAAGACCAAGCCGCTGCAGAAGAATCTGCCAGCAGCCATTGTATGCCCGGTTTGAACCGGCAGACAGGAGTCAGGCAGAAACGGTGCAGCTTACCGTTGACGAATACGAGGTAATCCGCCTGATCGACTTGGAAAAGCTGACGCATGAGCAGTGCGCCCGGCAGATGGAGATTTCCAGAACTACAGTGACGGAAATCTATGAGGCCGCCAGAGAAAAGGTGGCGGACAGCCTCGTGAACGGCAAGGCGCTCTTCATTGCAGGCGGTCATTACCGGCTTTGCATTGGCTCTGAATTTTGTCATGGTCAAAAAAAGTGCAGAAAAAGAAAAGGTATGGCGCTACAGCAGGCCATGCCGCAGAAGGGAGAACAAAAAATGAAGATAGCAGTCACGTATGAAAATGGCACGGTATTTCAGCATTTCGGGCATACAGAGCAATTTAAAATTTATGAGGTAGAAAATGGAACCGTTACGCAGGAGCAGGTAGTGGATACCAATGGCAGCGGACATGGCGCGCTGGCTGGTTTTCTGAAGGAAAACGGCGTGGATACGCTCATCTGCGGCGGCATTGGCGGCGGTGCGCAGGCAGCGCTTTCTGAGGTAGGGATCACGCTTTACGGCGGAGTAAGCGGCAGTGCCGATGACGCAGTAAAGGCACTGCTGGAAGGAAATCTTGGGTACGATCCCGAGGTGCACTGCGATCACCATGAGCACGAAGGCCATGAGGGGCATAGCTGCGGACATCATGGTCATCATGGCTGCGGCGGTCACTGCGGCCACTGAGCTAAGCGGCCCTGTTGTACGTCGGCCTCATCCATTGCACGCTGCATAGCGCCTAGTACCAGCTTTTTATTGGCGCTCCACTGCGGCGCGATGAGCAGTGATTTGGGGCCGTCGCCTGTCAGCCGGTGAATGACGAGAGAGGGCGGCAGGACTTCTAAACAGCGAAATAAAATGGCAAAATAATCTTCCATAGAAAGGGCTTTAAAAAGCCCTTTTTTGTAGTCTGCAGCAAGGTCCGTCCCCTGCAGAACATGCAGAAGCTGCAGCTTGACACCACTTGCAGGCGGGATCGGCAGAGCAGGCTGCGGCAGATTTTGGCGCGCAAGCGCGGCGCTTACATAGGCAGCGCTTTGCACCATATCGTCCGGCGATTCACCGGGAAGCCCCAAAATGAGATGCACAATGACGGAGAGCCCGCGCGCCTGCAGCGCATGTACGGCCTGATCAAACACGGGCAGGTCGTAGCCGCGGCGTATATAGGCCGCCGTGTGCGCATGAATGGTCTGCAGGCCGAGCTCTACCCAAACGGGCTTGATATGCGAAAGGCGCTCCAGCAGATCGAGTACCGGCTCTGGCAGGCAATCGGGGCGCGTACCGATGGAGAGCGCGGCGATGTCGGGATGCTGGATGGCCTGCGTAAAAAGCGCCTCCAGATAGGGCAGCGGCGCATAGGTGTTGGTGTAGGCCTGAAAATAGGCGATGTACGGGCCGCCGCGCGCCTTGCGCGAAACCAGGGCCGCCGCTGCTTTGATCTGCTCGTCCACAGACAGCTGGGGATTGGAAGCGAAATCGCCGGAGCCGCCGGCGCTGCAGAAAATGCAGCCGGAGGTGCCGAGCGTGCCGTCGCGGTTCGGACAGCTCATGCCGCCGTTTAAAGAGAGTTTATACAGCTTTTGGCCAAAGGCCTGCCGAATATAGCGGTTAAAAGAATAGTAGTGGTTCATGGTATTATGATTTGAAAAACTCCTTGACAAGAAAAGAGGGGACAAATAAAATAGGGACAGAACAAAAAGAACCTTAATGTATAGGCATGAGGGGGAAAGGAAGAGGAAATACATGACATTACAGGAATTTACAGGCTATGCGACTGCCAGAGGGATGCTGGTAGCGAATCAGATGGCGTTTGGAGAAGTGAAGGGGTATCCGTTTACCATTACGGCCAAAGGCAACCCGGTGCAGAGCATGACGGTTAGCTTTAAGCTGGCGTACAGACTGCCGAAAAAGGTGTATAAGAGCGCAAAAAGAGCGCTGCAGGGAAGTGCAAAGCTGTTTTATTTTAATAATGATCCGCTGCTGGTGGGACTGACCTGTGCAGGGCGCGACGAGGGCCTGTGGAATCGCATTTTTGCGGCAATGGACATTGTTGCGCAGGAGTTTTTGGAAGCTGGCGTGGCCATTCCCCAGCAGTGTCCGCTGTGTAAAAATGCAGGCTGTGACAGCTTGGCGTATATTGGCGATGGTTATGTACCGGTACATAAAAGCTGCTGCGAGAGCCAGTCATACGGTGCACTGGCGGAGGCAGAGGCCAATCAGAATGCCGGTCATTACTGGAGCGGTATCATCGGTGCGATCTTAGGCGGCACGATTGCGACGATCCCGACGATCCTGCTGATGTATTTTGCGGAGCTGATCTCGGCGTGGCTGTACGCGCTGATTCCGCTGGGCGCATATTTTGGATACCGCCTGCTGAAGGGCAAGATGGGGCGCGCGGTACTGCCGGTCGTGATTTTGGTAGCGATCGCCGAGCTTTTCTTTGTGCAGCAGGTGATGTGGTATCTGGCGCTGCATGATGCGTATGGCGTATGGCCCTATATCAGCGATAGCCTTCGCTATTTCAGCACCTATGTGACCACAGAGGATATGATCATGGATCTGATCCAGCCCGCTATTTTCACAGCGCTGGGCATCTTTATCAGCTATGGGCAGATTCGGCGCAACAATCATACCGAGGTAAGGAATGCCGGCCTGATTTTAAACAGCCTGTTTGTGAAAAACGGTGCTCCCGTGCAGCCAAGCCCGGTGCAGAGTACTCCCGTGCAGGCACCGGAGGCGGAGAATCAGCCGCCGATGGAGGACTGATACGCTGTCGGCGAGACGCCATAGGCGCGCTTGAACATGCGTGAAAAATGATGAATACTGGCATAGCCAAGAAGCTCCGAGATCTGCGTGACATTGTAATTGCTTTCACGCAGGAGCTTCTTGGCTTCTTTCATTTTGAGCCCAATCCAATAGTCGATTGGGCTTGTTCCTGTTTCTTCTTTAAAAATGCGGCATAGGTAGGCTCTGCTCAGCGAGAAATGCTGGCACAGCAGTTCGAGCGAAGGGGAGGCGGCAAGTTCTGACTCGATATAGCTTTCGATGGACGATACGAGCGTGCCTGCCGCCATGCGGCGCGCGGCCTTGGTGGGCTGCATCGCGCTGACAGAGGTTTCGTCGCTGCGGATGAGCGAAAATAGAAATTCAACCAGATAGCACTGCATGAGCTGGACGGAGCCGGGGCGTGCGCGGGAGAAGTCTACGGGCGATTTGTTTTCGTATTCGCCGGGCAGGCTGCCGAGCGCGTTTTTGGCTTCTTCTAAAAAGAGGGAGAGGATCTTGCGTGAGGGCTTTTCGAGGGAGAAGATTTTTTTGTTGAAATAGGCCATGCGCGGGCTGGGAGAGGAAAAGGACACGACTACGAGATTGCTGGCGTCCTGATGATTGGCGATGTGGGAATGCATCTCCATGGGCTTGTGAAAGATGACCTGCCCCTTGGAGAGCGTACAGCCGATGCCATCGGCAATGGCGTGGATCCGTCCCTCATCGACATAGACCATCTCCCAGAAGTCATGCTTTTCGGGAGGGTGATAAAAATTTTTGTCAAACTCGAAATAATAGAGCGAATGGAAGCCGGCGATGTCGATCTCCGGCTCGATGCGGACTAGTTCAAAAGCCATGGCGCCTCCTGCTTGGATACGATGTGTTAAAAAATAAAGAACATAAGATAAAGACTTTTTATGCAGTATAGCATAGAATGAGGGCAGAAACAAGACGATGTGTTAAGGAGGGAAACGGATTGAACGTACTAGCGATTGGATGCCATCCGGATGATATTGAGGTATCATGCGCGGGGACAATGGCAAAATACCGGCAGCAGGGGCATCATGTGATTGTGTGCCATGTGGCCAACGGCAATCTGGGGCATGCCATCATTCAGCCGGATGAGCTGCGGGATATGCGCCGCGAGGAGGCCCGCCGGGCTGGGGCGCTGGCTGGCATCGAGGTGATCACCTGCGATGTGGGCGATCTGATGGTGTACCCCAATGAGGAGCAGCGCAACAAGGTGGTCGAGGTGATTCGCTATGCGAAGCCGGATGTGATCATCACGCACAGCCCCGAGGATTATATGCCGGACCACACGGCGGTGAGCAAGCTGGTGTTTGACGCCTCCTTTGCCGCGAGTGTGCCGCATTATCTGAATGCAGAGGCGGCGCCGCTGACCCCCATTTATTATATGGATACGCTGGCTGGCGTGGGCTTTTTGCCGACGGAATATGTGGATATTTCGGACACGATCGACCTCAAGCTGGAAATGCTCGAATGCCATGAGAGCCAGATGAAGTGGATGCGCGACCACGACCATATTGATTTTGCCGAATTTGTGAAGACCTGCGCGCGCTTCAGGGGTCTGCAGTGCGGCGCACAGTATGCCGAGGCCTTTACGCAGTGCTATGCATGGCCCAAGGTCACGACCAAAAGAATGCTGCCATAAGGAGGAGAAAAGGATGAAATACCGCAGAATTAGAATTGCACAGCTGGGAGACGGCAAGGTGACCGATTTCGCCGTTTCAGAGCTGAAAAAATATTTAAAGCAGATGGACAGCGCCCTTGTGATCGACGTCCTGCAGCTGTCTGCGCTGGACGAAAGCTTTGAGCAGGTGATTTGGGTCGGCCGCGACGAGAAGCTTGCAGCCAAGCTGCCAGCTGTTCCCGAGCCTGCACTGGACGACGCGATTGCCATCGCCGTAAAGGGCTGCGCAGGATACATCACGGGTACCAATGACCGCAGCGTCCTGATCGCAGTGTACCGCTTCCTAAAGGAGCTTGGCTGCCTGTGGCTGCGTCCCGGCAAGGAGGGGGAACGAATTCCGTCCCGCCCGGTGGAAAATCTGGAAGTGACTGTCAGCGAGGCGGCCAG
This window harbors:
- a CDS encoding peptidase M14 family protein — encoded protein: MQHSITSPDQFFGYHLGTDREMARWDEIARYFEQLGKESDRVRTINMGPSTEGNPFLEVIITSPENFENLEEIRQTSLALADPRGLEQEQIDSLVQKGKAVCVQSMSLHATEIGGTQMAPLLAYDLASKDDEDILRILDQVVFVMIPCFNPDGQIMVTDFYKSTLGTPYEGCHYPILYHKYTGHDNNRDAFAQNIVESQYMGQIIFHEWMPQAYQDHHHMGSNGARIFIAPYKNPLRPDTDPLVWRELNWYGANMAYHMEAEGLDGVTSGAQFPAWGHYGYHWITNSHNIPGMLTESASARLASPLYIDPSSLEGDHDNFMPEYEAQTNFPNPWKGGWWRLSDIMDRQYGAAWGLLDTMAKNREAVLSNMARKALNQTERGAQSEEFAYVIPATQFDASSHRRLLQILLGQGIEVQVAQQDFTVGNRLYKAGDAVVFLAQPKFGLIKSLLGETHYPDNIWTRDQSGAITAFDSATDTVAEFMGIQVDVAGQAFKGDFKVLKAVPETKSWEAALAIGAVSPGAAHDNPVEAGKPHGYVLSARENEAYAAANAMMKAGCQVWRITACPFRDFYVEGDEAAIRSCWEQHPVELRAAGRPDGLIEVKPARVAIYQHYYGGNAEEGWMRLLFEKFGFDFTTVMDQDIWDGKLADFDVLVLPSDNENILDGPEKHPEGWIYSMSLSQPPQYRSGLGEKGAAAIREFVEKGGRLLAMEGSADYAIRVLNLMVRNVVKGLPASQFNTHGSTLHVTVDTQHPLGFGMQKNTLALHWNGPVFEVKDKFHADEYQPFVRFEKDHILKSGLLTGEKLIGGRFACVQAPCGAGSAVLYGFAPSKRMQTYATFKLLMNALYL
- a CDS encoding histidinol-phosphatase HisJ family protein; this translates as MKFQAHRGVSSEYPENTLPAFEAAVMQGYAYIETDPRFTKDGQCVLLHDSALRRTCCTESGAQLPEGLTIETISYEEALRYDAGLHKACKFKGTRIPLLTALLKLAERSDVTVKIDNRFEKCSDAQQKVLFELVRRTKAKVALTCSAVDSVKRVRKALPDCEIHYDGPVSESVIEELAAILRDSAWYVWLALDTPRTAWVKVSKASPALCAAVKQYAKLGIWILTEEKELQAARALGADLIETDGRLKPEQHLPGFVDCHTHSEFSHDAKGSMQGICRAAAQKRLVGLAVTDHCDTEFAGQQDVKSPIEAAAKAIREVREPEPLLKLCGVEMGEAMWQPGAAREVLSAASYDEVLGSVHAVRMAGYTLPYSAIDFSRLSEKEIEAFLAIYFADMEEMIETCDFDVLTHLTCPLRYINGKYQRGMAVNRYEAEIERILRRIIQKGIALEVNTSGIGSLYGDYMPHESIIRRYRELGGYLITLGSDAHTPERVGNGFEAAAALLKRLGFKNLYYYQRRIAVPYQI
- a CDS encoding DUF134 domain-containing protein is translated as MARPSRCRRICQQPLYARFEPADRSQAETVQLTVDEYEVIRLIDLEKLTHEQCARQMEISRTTVTEIYEAAREKVADSLVNGKALFIAGGHYRLCIGSEFCHGQKKCRKRKGMALQQAMPQKGEQKMKIAVTYENGTVFQHFGHTEQFKIYEVENGTVTQEQVVDTNGSGHGALAGFLKENGVDTLICGGIGGGAQAALSEVGITLYGGVSGSADDAVKALLEGNLGYDPEVHCDHHEHEGHEGHSCGHHGHHGCGGHCGH
- a CDS encoding DeoR/GlpR transcriptional regulator, coding for MNAEREKAILQILIREKQARVTDLAKRLYASEPSIRRDLNELERQHLLRRIHGGAILDETGISEIKIPFLIRELESSDEKIQIARRAAQLVPDESVIFLDASTSAYQMIPFLSSKKNLTVITNGIHALKRLSESGIKTIGTGGEVIHSCLALVGDNAHSIIDRYNADLAFFSCRGLSDDGYLTDISEKENHVRHHMIAHARWAYLLCTPDKIGHRFFHTLCQADEISGIVYADSLIRTDGHKNKWDL
- a CDS encoding zinc-dependent alcohol dehydrogenase family protein, whose translation is MKAAVFYGKNDLRIEERSVPQIKENEVLIKVRACGVCGTDVHIFCGDEGAAKTPAGTVLGHEFAGEIAALGAGVSGYEIGDLVAVDPNQLCGGCEYCKSGAGHFCEHMIGIGTTVDGGFAEYCAAPVSQLCRYPKEVSYEAAAMTEPLSCCLHGIDMSSVRPGSTVVVIGCGMIGLLMLQLAKISGAAKLIALEPIAEKREQALELGADAALDPLSGDVKTAIEAITKQVDTVIECVGKPATIEQAIEIAGKGSTVMLFGLTKPEETVMIKPFMIFKKEITIKASFINPYTFPRAKELIAGGKMDVSSMIYEKAPLEELPKILADKNRRNKGKYVIVF